A region from the Flavobacteriales bacterium genome encodes:
- a CDS encoding VCBS repeat-containing protein: MRNTLLLSALSVALTASAQNTCLTALPVTAGNTYTVTGFDGLQIPIPVCASGGTGAVHGEWYTYTAPADYNLTVSTDFTQNAGIDTRFHVYTGVCGNLTCIGGDDDSGSGNLSIDQFNVSQGTTYIIAFDDRFDTSGFVFSLSEFPSVSSPVQFSSQTIAVTGSAYTVVDMNDDQLDDIVATKVNNVQVHYQQQGGGFTITNIATDSVVYTATWSIAAGDLDDNGQVDLMYGNGSGVSILMANTNGTGFTEVVSPQYVFSQRGNMVDINNDGNLDAFMCHDVEPNVYFLSDGQGGFNFVQGGLGDTPNGGNYGSIWIDYDNDHDIDLFIAKCRGGNNPAAIDQLHRNDGNGVFTEVAASLDLAAGYHQSWSSAWADYDNDGDMDVVVGASSFTGGGHRVMRNDGTIFTDVAAGSGWDLFQGTGIEHVAHDFNNDGWVDVLTASSTVMVNNGDMTFTPIVAGASTGAVGDLNNDGYLDVHVGTTSFINDGGTNNYIRVHTVGTVSNLDGIGARVQITTPLGTQIRDVKSGDGFKYMSSLLTHFGLGADTQVDELTIYWPSGIVNTWNSIPANTTFTAVEDAITDVSESKVPLTLSIAPVPTTDELVINTNADWMNAPVSVVDINGRTVLNMALKVNRVDVRDLAPGVYVVRMLLEGNEVQRRFVKE, encoded by the coding sequence ATGAGGAATACGCTACTTCTTTCTGCCTTGTCCGTAGCACTGACCGCGAGCGCGCAGAACACCTGCCTCACGGCATTGCCCGTGACAGCGGGCAACACATACACCGTTACCGGTTTCGATGGCCTGCAGATACCCATACCCGTTTGCGCGAGCGGTGGCACAGGGGCGGTGCACGGGGAGTGGTATACCTACACCGCGCCAGCGGACTACAACCTGACGGTAAGCACGGACTTCACCCAGAACGCCGGCATTGACACCCGGTTCCATGTGTACACGGGCGTGTGCGGCAATCTCACCTGCATCGGTGGCGATGATGACAGCGGGTCCGGCAACCTCTCCATCGACCAGTTCAATGTGTCGCAGGGCACCACGTACATCATTGCCTTCGATGACCGTTTCGACACTTCAGGGTTCGTGTTCAGCCTTAGCGAATTCCCCTCGGTGAGCTCGCCGGTGCAGTTCAGTTCGCAGACCATTGCCGTTACGGGCAGTGCGTACACCGTGGTGGACATGAACGATGACCAGCTCGACGACATCGTGGCCACCAAGGTGAACAACGTGCAAGTGCACTATCAGCAGCAAGGTGGTGGCTTCACCATCACCAACATCGCAACCGACAGCGTGGTGTACACCGCCACATGGAGCATCGCTGCCGGCGATCTCGACGATAATGGCCAGGTTGACCTGATGTACGGCAACGGATCGGGTGTATCCATTCTGATGGCCAACACCAACGGCACCGGCTTCACCGAAGTGGTCAGCCCGCAGTATGTCTTCAGCCAACGCGGCAACATGGTTGACATCAACAACGATGGCAACCTGGACGCGTTCATGTGCCACGACGTGGAACCCAACGTTTACTTCCTCAGCGACGGTCAGGGGGGCTTCAACTTCGTGCAGGGTGGCTTGGGCGACACGCCCAACGGCGGCAACTACGGCAGCATCTGGATCGATTACGACAACGACCACGACATCGACCTGTTCATTGCCAAATGCCGCGGCGGCAACAACCCCGCGGCCATCGATCAACTGCACCGCAACGATGGCAACGGCGTGTTCACCGAAGTGGCCGCTTCGCTGGACCTTGCCGCAGGCTACCACCAGAGCTGGAGCAGCGCATGGGCCGACTACGACAACGACGGCGACATGGACGTGGTGGTGGGCGCAAGCTCGTTCACCGGTGGTGGGCACCGCGTGATGCGCAACGACGGCACCATCTTCACGGATGTGGCGGCAGGAAGCGGCTGGGACCTTTTCCAAGGGACCGGTATCGAGCACGTGGCTCACGACTTCAACAATGATGGTTGGGTCGATGTGCTCACCGCCAGCAGCACCGTGATGGTCAACAACGGCGACATGACCTTCACACCGATCGTTGCCGGGGCGAGCACGGGTGCGGTTGGCGACCTGAACAACGACGGATACCTGGACGTGCATGTCGGCACAACATCGTTCATCAACGATGGCGGCACGAACAATTACATCCGCGTCCATACGGTCGGCACCGTCAGCAATCTCGATGGCATCGGTGCACGTGTGCAGATCACCACGCCACTGGGCACGCAGATCCGCGATGTGAAGAGCGGTGATGGCTTCAAGTACATGAGCAGCTTGCTCACGCACTTCGGACTTGGCGCTGACACCCAAGTGGACGAACTGACCATCTACTGGCCCAGCGGGATCGTGAACACCTGGAACAGCATTCCCGCCAACACCACCTTCACGGCCGTGGAAGACGCCATTACCGATGTGAGCGAGAGCAAGGTGCCCCTCACGCTATCCATAGCCCCTGTACCCACCACGGATGAACTCGTGATCAATACCAACGCCGACTGGATGAACGCCCCCGTGAGCGTGGTGGACATCAACGGCCGCACGGTGCTGAACATGGCCCTGAAAGTGAACCGGGTGGACGTGCGAGACCTTGCCCCAGGCGTTTATGTGGTGCGGATGCTCCTTGAAGGGAACGAGGTGCAACGCCGGTTCGTGAAGGAGTGA
- a CDS encoding class II glutamine amidotransferase: MSDAIKHECGLAFIRLRKPLHYYHQKYGTAFTGINKLFLLMEKQHNRGQDGAGVATIKLDPAPGDNFIDRQRSTDRQAIQKIFGGIQKGIQQAIDRDAAIANDADRLKKEVPFLGEVLLGHLRYATYGGDSLENCHPRRRLSNWITRNLVLAGNFNMTNVDELFALLVSIGQHPKEHSDTMTVLEKIGHYLDVENDRLRQIHHGVGHSDRDITALIAEQMDVANILRMSAQDFDGGYAFAGLLGHGDAFVLRDPAGIRPCFWYADDEFVVAASERPAIQTAFSVKTDQVQELRPGHALIVRKNGSFSEEQVREPVEKRACSFERIYFSRGSDRDVYRERIALGRNVVPTIMEAVDHDLQNTVFSFIPNTAEVACYGMLKGVEDELNKTKERLITGLGPNPAPGKLREILSMRPRLEKVAIKDAKLRTFITADNARDELVAHVYDITYGSVRPGVDNLVVIDDSIVRGTTLKQSILRMLDRLEPKRIVVVSSAPQIRYPDCYGIDMAKLGDLVAFQATIALLRETKQDNIIEDVYDRACANVAKPLPVPGAPYGPSGPAPWIDNAVKDIYAPFTDEQISAKITELLTPKGLGSEVRIVYQGIDGLRAACPQHTGDWYFTGNYPTPGGSRVVNRAFINWKEGKNVRAY; encoded by the coding sequence GTGAGCGACGCCATCAAGCACGAATGCGGTCTGGCCTTCATCCGCCTCCGCAAACCCCTCCACTACTACCACCAGAAGTACGGCACGGCCTTCACCGGCATCAACAAGCTGTTCCTCCTCATGGAGAAGCAGCACAACCGTGGCCAGGACGGCGCAGGTGTGGCCACCATCAAGCTCGATCCGGCGCCCGGCGACAATTTCATCGACCGGCAGCGCAGCACCGACCGCCAAGCCATCCAGAAGATCTTCGGTGGGATCCAAAAAGGTATCCAACAGGCCATCGACCGAGATGCGGCGATCGCCAATGATGCCGACCGCTTGAAGAAAGAGGTGCCTTTCCTCGGCGAAGTGCTGCTGGGGCACCTGCGTTACGCGACCTATGGTGGCGACAGTTTGGAGAACTGCCACCCTCGCCGCCGCCTGAGCAATTGGATCACTCGCAACCTCGTGTTGGCGGGCAACTTCAACATGACCAACGTGGACGAGCTCTTCGCGCTGCTCGTGAGCATCGGCCAGCACCCCAAGGAGCACAGCGACACCATGACCGTGCTGGAGAAGATCGGGCACTACCTGGACGTGGAGAACGACCGCCTGCGGCAGATCCACCATGGAGTAGGCCACAGCGACCGTGACATCACCGCGCTCATCGCGGAGCAAATGGACGTGGCCAACATCCTGCGCATGAGCGCGCAGGATTTCGATGGTGGATACGCGTTCGCCGGCCTGTTGGGCCACGGCGATGCGTTCGTGCTGCGCGATCCTGCCGGCATACGCCCGTGCTTCTGGTACGCCGATGATGAATTCGTGGTCGCCGCAAGCGAACGTCCCGCCATCCAGACCGCCTTCAGCGTCAAGACGGACCAGGTGCAGGAACTTCGGCCGGGCCATGCGCTCATCGTCCGCAAGAACGGATCGTTCAGCGAAGAGCAGGTGCGCGAACCGGTGGAGAAACGGGCGTGCAGCTTCGAGCGCATCTATTTCAGCCGGGGCAGCGATCGCGACGTGTACCGCGAGCGCATTGCACTGGGCCGCAACGTGGTGCCCACCATCATGGAGGCCGTGGACCACGACCTGCAGAACACCGTCTTCAGTTTCATCCCCAACACCGCCGAAGTGGCGTGCTATGGCATGCTGAAGGGTGTGGAGGATGAACTGAACAAGACCAAGGAACGGCTGATCACCGGGCTCGGGCCGAACCCCGCACCGGGCAAACTGCGGGAGATCCTCTCCATGCGCCCAAGGCTGGAGAAGGTGGCCATCAAAGATGCCAAGCTGCGTACGTTCATCACTGCAGACAACGCACGGGACGAGCTTGTGGCGCACGTGTACGACATCACCTATGGCAGCGTGCGCCCAGGCGTGGACAACCTGGTGGTGATCGATGACAGCATCGTGCGGGGCACAACACTGAAGCAGAGCATCCTGCGCATGCTCGATAGGCTGGAGCCGAAGCGCATCGTGGTGGTGAGCAGCGCCCCTCAGATCCGCTACCCCGACTGCTACGGCATCGACATGGCCAAGCTCGGCGACCTCGTCGCGTTCCAAGCAACCATCGCCTTGTTGCGCGAGACGAAGCAGGACAACATCATCGAGGATGTGTACGACCGGGCGTGCGCCAATGTGGCCAAACCGCTCCCGGTGCCCGGTGCACCGTACGGGCCATCGGGCCCTGCACCATGGATCGATAATGCGGTGAAGGACATCTACGCGCCGTTCACCGACGAGCAGATCAGTGCCAAGATCACCGAACTCCTCACGCCCAAAGGCCTCGGCTCGGAAGTGCGCATCGTTTACCAGGGCATCGACGGCCTGCGCGCCGCATGCCCACAGCATACAGGCGATTGGTATTTCACGGGCAACTACCCGACACCGGGCGGCAGCCGCGTCGTGAACCGTGCTTTCATCAACTGGAAGGAGGGTAAGAACGTGAGGGCGTACTGA
- a CDS encoding DUF2480 family protein: MSDILNKVASSGIITLDLEEMYPSGERMVFDLKPLLWQEVALKEDDLRAFCKTHDWAQYAGKFVSVHCSADAIIPTWAFMLVATQLQPHAAFVTQGDADQLERAVFTCFVQQFDVGPYRNARIVVKGCSKLTVPLNAYVELSTKLLPVVKSLMFGEPCSTVPLFKAPKT; the protein is encoded by the coding sequence ATGTCCGACATCCTCAACAAGGTCGCTTCGAGCGGCATCATCACCCTCGACCTGGAGGAGATGTACCCGTCCGGTGAGCGCATGGTCTTCGACCTGAAACCGTTGCTATGGCAGGAAGTCGCGCTGAAGGAAGATGACCTGCGCGCCTTTTGCAAGACCCACGACTGGGCGCAGTACGCGGGCAAGTTCGTGAGCGTTCACTGCAGCGCCGACGCCATCATCCCCACCTGGGCCTTCATGCTTGTGGCTACGCAGCTGCAGCCGCATGCCGCGTTCGTTACGCAGGGCGATGCCGACCAACTGGAACGCGCCGTGTTCACGTGCTTCGTGCAGCAATTTGATGTCGGACCCTATCGCAATGCACGCATCGTGGTGAAGGGATGCAGCAAGCTCACTGTTCCGCTGAATGCATACGTGGAGTTGAGCACCAAGCTTCTGCCGGTGGTGAAGAGCCTGATGTTCGGTGAGCCCTGTAGCACTGTGCCTCTTTTCAAGGCGCCGAAAACGTAG